cctcttcattttaCCCTTTCATTGCCTATAAGTTTAGAGGCTTGGCCTCATTTTTCAGATATTAAACATCTGAAATCTCTTCATCTCCTTTCTACATTGttgtattattttttaaataaacatAAGTGTCAAGCGTGATTTACTTTGTTTGTTGAGTTTGCTGAAGTTCTGTGATTTGTAGTGCCGCTATCACATAATAGTTATTCCATTCTATCTTAGGAGGAATTAATCTAAAATATTAGGCAAcagtgaggggattaaattccctAAAGATACACAAGAAACTTGTGGACTtgaaattattttatattttgtagAACTAACGTTTATTTGCTTTTCTGATTTTCTGGTTTCGAACATGTAATACTAACAATCTTAAGAAATTTATTTTCGGATGGATGGAAAAGAAAATCAGAGTGAATTAGTCGAATCATGATTATGGTGATATAAGAAAAATCTGCACTTAAAGTTAAAAGTGGTGTTTTCATGTTCTTCTGTTGGACTAGAATTGACATGCAAATTAGCAAAGAAATGGATAGTTTTGAGATTAAGAAATGTTGAGAGATATAGGCTCCACCTATTTAGCTAGAATACAGTTAGTAGAGTAGTTAGTAATACACTAGACTATAGTTAGTAGTGAGTTAGTTATAACCAACACTTGTATAAATAGTAGGTTAACTTTTAGATCGATGTAACAGTGATATTTTCCATTCTATGTAGTAActgccttcttcttcttcctctaatTTCATCTCCTCTCACCACCATAGCTGAAGCTTCATGACATGGTATCAGATCTTGGTTAAACGACTGTTAGAGCTCAGCTATGACAGATTTCTCAAGACTCTTCTGTATTACATAAGTAAAATTGATCAATTGAGCCAATTCTCAGTCTGAATCTCACTCCTATCAAGCTAGAGTTTGGAGATTTGTTTGATTGAGCCTCGATTGACTGTCAATAGCTACACTCCTCTTCAATTCAAAATTCTTGGAGTATTTCCTTCAATTTCTGCAACAATGTCGACCAATGGAGAAGTTGATGATAATCAGACCTTCGCAGAATCAGTTGATCAAGTTGGTCATCATCATCCTCTGTACATTCACCTGTCCGATACACAAGGTTTTGTTCTCATCTCTATTCAACTACAAGGTGCTGAAAACTACTCTATTTGGAGCAGATCTTTGAAAATTGTGTTGCATGGTAAAAATAAATTAGGCTTTGTCTTAGGAACCTGCAAAAAAAGTAACTATGATGTTAGTCTTCATGAGCTATAGGATAGGTGCAATGCAATAGTGTTAGCATGGACTATGAATATTGTGGCACCAAATTTGATTAGTATTGTCATATATGCCTCCGATGCCTATACTGTCAGGGATGGCCTAAGGGAACGATTTGACAAAGTAAATGCATCTAGAGCAGCTTATCTACATAAGGAAATTGTTACCTTAACACAAGGAGTATCCTTTGAGTCTGTGTATTTCTCTTGACTGAGGGAACTCTGGGATGAGTATGAAACACTCACTCATCCACCTTCATGTGGTTGTCCTAAGTCAAAGAATCATGTAGAGCACTATCAGCTTCAAAATCTTTATCAGTTTCTCACAGTCCTCAATGACTCCTATGAGAATGCCAAAAATCAGGTGTTAATGACTCGACCATTACCTAATCTAAACCAAGCGTATGCCATGATAATCAATGTAGAAAGCCAAAGGATCACTGGAAAAAGTGTGTATGGCTCTAATGATAACAATGAAGTTGCTGCTATGATAAGTAATAGATCTCAGAATGGTGGTCACAATGGAGGATCTAACAATTTTGGAGGTTATACCAACACTGGCTACTCTAGAGGTTACAAACCTAAgaatttcttcaacaaatcaaCAATTTAGTGTGACTATTGTAAGTGTAAAGGCCATACAAAGGAAAACTGTTTCAAGCTTCATGGATATCCTAGTGATTTCAAGAACAAGAGAAGAGGAGGAGGTTTTAATGCTCAAGCAAACAATGTGAACAACAATATGAATCATATTGAGAAAAATTATGGGAATCTGCCCTCAGAAACACAAGGCAACCAGCTGAACTGTGCTACTCCAACTCAGTTCTTTACTCTAGAGCAATACCAGCAAATCCTGCAGATGCTGAGCAGGGGCAAAGATACTGAACTTGTTGCTAACTCAGCTACTACAGAGACGGCAATTATATTACATGCTTTTATGTCTACCTTGGTGGATCATAATTGGATAGTAAACACAGGAGCATCTAATCACATGGTGCATAGTTTAAATCTATTAGAATCCTATGAGGAAGTATCAGAGAAGGATAAAAATAAAGTCCAACTACCTACTGGTGAACAAGCTTCTATTACACACACTGGAATCTATTTTTTCTTCAGAAATAAGAAAATTCAGAATATACTTCACATTCCAGATTTCAAGTATAACTTACTCTCAGTGTCTAAAATCACAAAAGAGTTAAGGTGTTTGGTGGCATTCTTTCTTGACTTTTGTGTCTTTCGGGAACTCTTCAGTGGAAAGGTAATGGGGATTGGTAAAGAAGAACTTGGACTCTACATCCTCAAGGTTGCAGATAGACAGACTCCTGAACAATATATATCCCCAAGTATAAATACCATTGTTAGTACAAATAAAAATGTCAGCCTAAATAATACAAATACATGTAATGATTTCTCTTTGTGGCATATGAGGCTAGGACATGCTCCTCTAAAGGTACTGCAAAAACTACATAATCTTCATGAGTTGCATCTAACTGATCATTAGCATTGTATTGTATGTCCTATTGCAAAGCAATCAAGGCTGCCTTTTCCTCTTAGAACCACTTGTTCTACTTCtattttttatcttgttcatgCAGATGTTTGGGGTCCATACAGACTACCAAATCATGACAGCAAGAGATATGTTTTAACCTTGATGGATGATTTCTCTACATATATTTGAATTTTTCTTCAAACTACTAAGGTAGATACTATTGTAGTTTTAAAGAACTTTCTGGCAATGGTGTCAAATCAGTTTAAAACCACAGTCAAGTGCTTTAGAACTAACAATGGCACTGAATTTGTGAATGATTAAGTTCATTCTCTGTTGCAAAGTCTGGGCATCCTTCATCAAAGTTCTTGTGTTTATACACCCCAACAAAATGGGGTGGTGGAGAGAAGGCAAAGGACTATATTAGATATGGCTAGAGCTCTCAGATTTCATGTATGTATACCTCTAAGATTTTGGAGTGAGTGTGTGTCTACAGTAGTATACCTATTAAATAGATTGCCTACTGGACTTCTTCAAGGCAAGTCTCCATTTGAAGCTCTATTTCAGAAGATTCCTTCCATACAACATGTTAGAGTGTTTGGCAACTTATGCTATGCCACAAAGATGAAAAAAGGGGATAAGTTCAGTCCTAGGGCAATTCCAGCAGTCATATAGGATATTCATCTTCTCAAAAGGGCTACATTCTCTATGATCTACAATCCAAGGGCTTCTTTGTCAGTAGAGATGTTGTCTTTAAGGAAGACATTTTTCCTTTTAAGAATATGCAACTTGGAGCATCTCTCTTATTTCCTATACTAGAGTTCACAGATGCACAAATTGAAAAGAGTATTGGCCAACCTGTATCTATCTCAGATTTGCCTACTCCTGGTATTCAACAAGTGCTTTCTCATCCTAGTCCTCTCTATGGTATTCATTCTGAACCAAGCCCTTCTATTCCACCTTCTGCACCCTCAGTCTCTCCTGAAGGTCTCAGAAGATCTTCTAGGCCTTCTAAACCTCCTATATGGCTAACTGATTATGTAGTCCATCCCAAGAAAATCACTTGTCACTATTTTGTATCCCAGCATGTCTCTTACAATTAGTTGTCTTCAGACTACAGGGCTTCTCTTACTACATATTCATCTATTGTTGAATCTAGAACATTCAAATAAGCAAGTATTGATACAAAATGGATCAAAACTATGCAAGCTGAGATTTCAGCATTGCAAAACAATAATACTTAGTCCTTGGTTGATCTGCCTCAAGGGAAAGTTCCTATAGGGTGCAAGTGGGTCTTCAAGGTTAAGTATAAGTCTAATGGTGAAGTGGTAAGATACAAGGCTAGACTATTAGCCAAATGCTACAGTCAACAAGAAGGGCTAGATTATACAGAAACATTCTCTCCTATGGCCAAGATGGTCACAGTGAGGGCTGTAGTTGCATTAGCTGCTGCATCTAGCTGGTACATTTTTCAGATGGATGTCCATAATGCATTCCTTCAGGGTGACCATCTAGAAGAAGTCCACATGCAAGTTCCTGATGGCTTTTCAAGCCAGGGGCAAATCAAAAGGTGTGTAAGCTACAAAAGTCTTTGTATGGATTGAAGCAAGCACCTAGGCAGTGGAATCTTAAGCTAACAGAAGCACTTCTAGACATGAACTTTTCTCAAAGCCACTATGATTATTCCCTGTTCACCAAAAGAATAGGAGTTTATCTTGTAGTCATCCTACTTTATATGGATGATTTGTTGGTAACTGGCAGCAACTTATTCCTCATCCAGCAGGTCAGAAAAGATTTGCAGGAGAAGTTCAAGATGAAAGATCTAGGGGAGCTAAAGTATTTCCTTGGCATTGAGTTCTCAAGGTCTTAGGAAGGTATTCTAATGTGCCAAAGGAAATATGCCCTAGAATTAGTATCTAAACTTGGCTTAGCAGGAGGAAAACCAGCCCCTACACCTCTTGAGTTTAATCAAAAACTCACCTCTGTTGAATTTGATCAAATAGTAAAAGACAGTGACTCTGAAGATGTCCAACTTGAAAAGAAGGGAAATTATCAAAGACTAGTTGGGAGGCTCCTGTACCTAACAATGACAAGGCTAGATATAGCCTTTGTTGTTCAGGTACTCAGCTGTATATGCATGCACCTAAGACTTCTCACATGGAAGGTGCTAGAAGAGTAGTGAAATACATCAAGTATACACATGGACTTGGTCTGTTCATACCAATTGGAAGCTGCAATAAACTAATAGCCTATTGTGATTCAGATTGGGGTGCATGCGTTGAGTCTAGGAGGTTGGTCACAGGGTATGTAGTTAAATTTGGAAAAGCACTGATTTCCTGGAAGTCAAAGAAATAAGGGACAATATCTGGAAGTTCAGCCGAGGTAGAGTTCAGAAGCATGGCAACCACAGTAGTTGAAATTGTGTGGTTGGTTGGACTTTTCAAGGAGTTAGGAGTTGATATTGCTCTGCTTGTGCCTCTACACTGTGACAGTAAGGCAGCAATCCAAATTGCTGCACATCTAATATTTCATGAACGGACTAAACACATAAATATTGACTGTCATTTTGTAAGAGAAAAGCTAGTACAAGGTCTTATTCAAACTCAGCATGTTGGCACAACAGAGCAAATAGCAGATGTGCTGACAAAGGCTTTGTGCAAACCACATCATGACTATTTACTAAGCAAGCTGGGAATGAAGAATGTTTTTCATCCctcagcttgagggggagtgttgagaGATATAGGCCCTACCTATTTAACTAGACTACAGTTAGTAGAATAGTTAGTAATACACTAGACTATAGTTAGTAGCGAATTAGTTATAACCAACACTTGTATAAATAGAAGATTAACTCTCAAATCAATGTAACAGTGATATTTTCTGTTCTGTGCAGTAActgccttcttcttcttcctctaatTTCATCTCCTCTCACCGCCGTAGCTAAAGCTTCATGACAAGAAATTAATCAGAATCTCATTTTCGTGGGATTCTTAGTCTTTAATTTGTCTCTAGTTTCCATGTCCCGATGTCTGGTGCTTAACTTTTATGAACTATTTTCCGATGGCTGAAAGATATAATTTTCTGAGTAAAACTATGATCGTTCATATGTCACGGAAAAAGCAAAGAAGTGAATTGTATTCACAGTTGCTCAAAATATCAATCATCATAAGAATTCTATCACAATCGCTGATGAAAATTTCTTCTCGACGTCCTATACTTCTCACGAATTGATTTTGTGTTAGCCAATGTATCTGTATTTTGAAGGACATATTAAAGGACTGGAACAAAACTCCTAGTGAAATTGGAGAGAATGATAAGTACTAGTGTGAAGCCAATTGGATTTTCCACTCGTCGCAACAGTTATATCAGTGTGCTTTTTGATTTGttgaaaataactcaaatgagCACATGCTTGAGTAATAAATATTTTAACAGATTTCTTGAAAGAAATTTGTGTTGAAAACTTAATTTCACACGTGGCAATAGAAAAAGCCACAATCGGCGTTTGGCAAAAGGAAAACTATCTTGAAGTGCATTATTGCTGGAATATTAGTGGGGCTCGATTGCAATAGAATCAGgttctattttcttttatcttcatTATCTATCCTATAATTTATGAAATTCAATATGTTAAATGTTGGGATAGATGGTCATGATCTTACAACATATTACGTTTTGTATGCAACGCAAACTAGGAATAACTAAAATTATATTAGTTGTGCCAAATGTTGTTTAACTAGTTGTATGCAATTCGGGAACCTGCATAAATATATGTGGATGTTTATTTTCAAGGAAGTAAGACTTAACATTAGGCTTACACTAGCACTTGAAGATTTTCTTGAGATCATGAATATAATATGTACAAATGTAcatatacttgtttgattataGAAAGAGATCAAACTGTTTAAAGTGTTATAATGGTTTAGTTGTAAAACCATTTGGAAAGGGGATTAAAATTTTCGTGATTTTCTATACCCGTTATAGAGAATAAAATCTTTGATCTACCCTACTTCGAGATTAAAATCTGCGTGATTTTCTACTCGATCTTTGAGATTAAAGTCTTCGTGACTTTCTACTCATTTGTCGGAAATTAAAGTCTAAGTGACTTTATACTCattttggagattaaaatcttagTGATTATCTATCTTCAATTTATTATTcggtttgaagattaaaaacttTGTCGTTTATTAAATTTGACTGTGTCACATATTACTTGCTTTGAAGATTAAAAACTTTACCGTTTATTAATTATGAATGTGTTAGATTGGTTTAAAgattaaaaacttcaccatttattAGTTCTGGCTCTGTCGTGACACAAACAACAACTCTTGTGGTTGGTTCTACAACGTAATAGGGGCGATGAATATGAATATCTTTTTGAAGAAGAATGGAATTAATCATCAAACAACCGTCCCTTAGTCACCGCAATCTAATAGAATTGtggaaagaaagaatagaacGTCAAAGGATATGATGAATGCCtagttgataagttctggtttaccCAAAACTTGTATGGGAAGCTATGGTTATAGCTAACCGAATACTTAATTGAGttccccatagcaaaacacaatctatTCCTCATGAAAAAATATAAAGGAAAGAAACTCAACTTGAATtatttaaagtgtgggggtattTCGCTAAGGTGCAAGTACCTAAACCAAAGAGGGTAAAGATTGGACCAGAAATTATTGATTGTATTTTCATAGGATATGAAACAAATAGTAAGGCGTATCATTTTCTTGTTCATAAAtaagaaaatcccgacattcatattAATACAGAAATCGGAGAATGCTGAATTCAGagaatgctgaattctttgagaATATCTATCCATATTTAAAATCAGAGAAAATCAGAAAATCAGagaatgctgaattctttgagaATATCTATCCATATTTAAAAAAGGAATATGAGTCGTCTAGTGAAATATCTAAGCGACCTTGGGAAGAAGCAAATGAAAATATACCTAATGATGTGAATCTAAGAcatagtaaacgtcaaaggataaCCACTTCCATTGGATTAGATTTTCGGACATTCTTGTTGGAAAATGAGCTTCAAACTTTGAAAGAAATTATGTCTTCCTCGGAAAGAAGcagttgtcgcgccccctttttctaaggcgaaatcgggttcatgacatttgggaggacaactcgttccctcttgggaattgggttttttgggttgaagagtcgccacctaatgattaaagtacattaggacactaaagaagagttcgagttggaaaatcaaagttcgggtaagggcaagaaattatctcgaggggaaggtgttaggcaccccccaagatccactagtgtggttcccggccatgttacaattgtgactaaCAAGTAAGCTTATTaggtctcaaatagaaggggatttacacataatgttgcaagtgaattgaaagttgaagaaagataaagaaaacagAAATCATAAGCAAATAGTCTAGACAGTTAAAAAAGggataacaagtaaaggggaaggggtcctaggtttacaaacaatatggatcacatcaatgcaatacccgtcaatcactcctcagaagaggggtcacacgtggtgtcagcacaccggtcatcatgtccatatctaccctttctcaccccgttaaggtattaaacgcagaatagtgtcgttacttattgcatgttattacccctcccgatcctatcagtcccgaaggcatttgggactactagtcctaaagggagggaggttggggcttttcagagttttaaaaggataaaattctaatgcgacaaacaaaacacataagcaagtagggggaaacaaatagcagtttaagggctcaaacaggcctcctcacttaaaggagcaaattatttagcatgacttcaaatactggttatagtctgaattaaatttaaagcgttaggaaatgctgcttcatcacatatttctcagatgaggagtccgaattaggccttgtCTGGTTGCAATTTATTAAAACTGACACAGTTAAACAATTACCTACTGCTTACCTGGgtggaagtatactgattttaaagaagagTTACTAATTTCAGAACCAATTAAATTCTGCAGATATTAAAcaaacattactactgattttagacttatagataaaatagacgaatcagattcagacggctgctcctataggcatgatttctaagcgttattgattttaaaacAATTATGTAAGTGCAGgagccctataggcatggtatctagaatgaagttgattactattaaacctatgattgtttgcctaacgatagatgaatatgcagaaatgcagaaacaaaactatagtcatgatttctatatgcagaaacttataggcatgatttctaatgcagtaatgaaacaacttataggcaagatttctacgtATAATGCATAACTTagaggcatgatttctaaatgcataagtgcagaaaattatacatgatttctatatgcagaaacttaaaggcatggtttctaatgtaaTAATGAGATGACTTATAGGCAGGAGTACTATATGATATGCATAAATGCAGAATTTGTAAATACTAATccctatgagcatgttgtctacccatatgcatacataaatgacccttCCCCTTTTTTGCTAATGccccatagttattacaaattattacataccCGAATGAATCAAAAAAAAAGTACATCAGAATTTCCAGCTgcaaccaaacagcctaattcagactcaaggtctagcaatatgagataaaccaacttccaggatccgtTTTCCAAAAACCTTTCTCTTAtctgggatgtgtcaaagtttacaagagtctcaaagggactcagggcagtgcttacaccccaaacacattgcagaattagattatagtgcagtgtggaagagtcacccctcaaatgtccaagttcagagggaactcagggtcccaaagcatggctcataagagggggacagaacttagaatctaagagtaagtgtatgtGCATATAGGGGGATTAGGGAAGGCCATGGCAgactggtggtcatgcccagcaatttaaGAGTGTTGGCACACCCttgaccagcctgttagccaaaattgggagttaggatccactgaggatcaggtttggacctgggcaataatttggatactgccaggccatgaaccttaactcaaacacatagaagggaataggggtagggattcataatagaaaatagatgcaaggaaagaacacacatagttaacattaatcatgaacaacaaagtaaataggattgcagaaaactgtaaataaacacataggggtgaggcaggaaagctaaattagaacataccaaattcaaggaaaacaaacaagtaaaagtagttttgaaaaagccaagttgcaagcaaaaTTTCCAAAAGATCCCAGAAGAGAGCAAAATGTTGTAAGggtattgaactcaaagcaataaagtgtgtaagtaagttgaaagtattgatctaaaagttcgaggtattgaactcgaagtgataaagtgtgtaagtaagttgaaagtattgatctaaaagttcgaggtattgaactcgaagtgctcttaaaagtgcagaagggtagtcccttttatagtgcagagaaacaaataagaaaggcaaggaaatatcattgaaatcaatctccctttggTTAAAGGATTCTGATTCCAACGGGTAAAATCCagttaaggaaataaattttaattaaaacctttcaaagtagcacaaaaggggtaaatacatagaagttatttaaggaaaaccatcaatggtaacggtttgtgccaaatatggcaagggaatcaatcaaacagccatgaaACCAAAATTACAGGCTTAGTcccaatgaaccaagtcaggaatagGTAAAGAGGGTTCAATGAAAGGAAATCAATAACAATCAGTCAGGACTTATTAAATGGAATTCGAAATCAATCAATtagttggtaaaaaccttttgaaagagaaatttcacatatataaagcataccaatcaaatgaaaggaatcgtcaggttactcagaaaaagagtctaacattgaaagccttagagtcacaaacaaaagggaatcgagttcagttacagactcatagtgagtctgaaaacctagggtcccaaagtggaaccctaatatcatttgccaaagaaacccccaaatcctagggttttgaATTGAGCCAGACATAGAGGTGAGAGAGCAGGTCATTGAAAGAGGCTCAGAATTCTCTTCTAAAGACTTTATGAGAAACAAATATACATGATAGAAAGAATTGATTCAAGGTCATgagaacatgtttgagaaaactcggagtttaaacaagttcagaagaaagagatgatacgagcttaaacaaaagcaagtgaaatatgcttatcaagaacacaaacagagctaaataaagtgaacaaaatcaaagaactccaccataaacacgtatagcaaagaataaggattaacaacacggattaacatgtgagtacaggaataacaacaaaagtagaagataatagaaaggaaacaagagagcaaactcaAGCATAGTAGAAAAGAAAGCATACGAGTATAACATAGGTATACACACATgaagaaagaacagaaagaatcggaaatatatttgaagaaactttttcagaaaccctaaaattgaaattgagcgattttgaaaaagaaatttggggaaaaccttttaaaatgtcaAGTAAAGTCCAGACATATCACATATCTAAGAAAAAATAGGTGAGTACAGAACCTCAGACGGCTTAGAGTTGcagagaaaaccctaaaaatgagaaaggtcttgaggaaagtgaGATCCggagtcgaaaagactcatattgcttgaacatgtcagggtaatggccggagaagccatagatctacagatctgagaaggatctgaaggaGAACCATTGAGGTCAGGTCTTgaagcttcgaacaaccatggtttaCTGATGGAGGGGagtgagtaccaaccatccatggcctgagaagccatggattccggtggagtgGTGGTTGAGGAGGGGTAGAtggaggctagggtttcagagagtttgagagacgagAGGTTTCAAAGACGGCTGAGATATGGGAAATGAAGGATTAGGGTAgtcgtttggggttaaaaaaggtaagggtggtttatggccgttgatcaaaatga
This genomic stretch from Nicotiana sylvestris chromosome 9, ASM39365v2, whole genome shotgun sequence harbors:
- the LOC138877897 gene encoding uncharacterized protein, whose protein sequence is MSTNGEVDDNQTFAESVDQVGHHHPLYIHLSDTQGFVLISIQLQGAENYSIWSRSLKIVLHVLAWTMNIVAPNLISIVIYASDAYTVRDGLRERFDKVNASRAAYLHKEIVTLTQGFLTVLNDSYENAKNQVLMTRPLPNLNQAYAMIINVESQRITGKSVYGSNDNNEVAAMISNRSQNGGHNGGSNNFGGHTKENCFKLHGYPSDFKNKRRGGGFNAQANNVNNNMNHIEKNYGNLPSETQGNQLNCATPTQFFTLEQYQQILQMLSRGKDTELVANSATTETAIILHAFMSTLVDHNWIVNTGASNHMVHSLNLLESYEEVSEKDKNKVQLPTGEQASITHTGIYFFFRNKKIQNILHIPDFKYNLLSVSKITKELRCLVAFFLDFCVFRELFSGKGYILYDLQSKGFFVSRDVVFKEDIFPFKNMQLGASLLFPILEFTDAQIEKSIGQPVSISDLPTPGIQQVLSHPSPLYGIHSEPSPSIPPSAPSVSPEGLRRSSRPSKPPIWLTDYVVHPKKITCHYFVSQHSLVDLPQGKVPIGCKWVFKVKYKSNGEVVRYKARLLAKCYSQQEGLDYTETFSPMAKMVTVRAVVALAAASSWYIFQMDVHNAFLQGDHLEEVHMQVPDGFSSQGQIKRIGVYLVVILLYMDDLLVTGSNLFLIQQVRKDLQEKFKMKDLGELKYFLGIEFSRS